In one Culex quinquefasciatus strain JHB chromosome 2, VPISU_Cqui_1.0_pri_paternal, whole genome shotgun sequence genomic region, the following are encoded:
- the LOC6034906 gene encoding uncharacterized protein LOC6034906: MDGISFDSLTYLPDDSFVSECNDDFGGICEDIVRLASATHLVDQLEQQLDNSPPSSSYYASGRCFDKEIPSLFSEMEYLTEVSPETEMALMPCRDVPVSVDPSEFSWKRKEQAQQPDEHPGLILSEEALVPSGTEAKEIPAGPESHRRHLGATTNYRLILQNYIQKGKRKLEESSYSKMKATVVSVKAGTNSTSLIETVTCASYVNPCPSSTASFESSSSASSSSAEDRLPEPAPLPNFRCHDCNSCFLSVERLKKHTCIIAEQYQCQLCRREFRKRKTLEQHIKSHDKVFSTDDDLRKW, encoded by the exons ATGGACGG AATCAGTTTTGATTCCTTGACTTACCTTCCGGACGACTCCTTCGTGAGTGAGTGCAATGATGACTTTGGGGGCATTTGCGAGGACATTGTCCGGCTGGCCAGCGCAACCCATCTGGTGGACCAGCTGGAGCAGCAGTTGGACAACAGCCCGCCGAGTAGCAGCTACTACGCTTCGGGGCGGTGCTTCGACAAGGAGATTCCGTCGTTGTTCTCCGAAATGGAATATTTGACTGAGGTTTCACCGGAAACGGAAATGGCACTGATGCCGTGCCGGGACGTTCCCGTGTCGGTTGACCCGAGTGAGTTCTCGTGGAAGCGGAAGGAACAGGCGCAGCAACCCGACGAACACCCCGGACTGATACTTAGCGAAGAGGCTTTGGTTCCAAGTGGGACTGAGGCGAAAGAGATTCCGGCGGGACCGGAAAGCCACCGACGACACCTTGGTGCCACAACGAACTACCGACTTATCCTGCAAAACTACATCCAGAAGGGCAAACGAAAGCTGGAGGAAAGCTCGTACTCCAAGATGAAGGCGACCGTCGTCAGCGTCAAGGCCGGAACCAATTCTACCTCTCTGATTGAAACCGTAACGTGCGCTTCCTACGTGAACCCGTGCCCGAGTTCCACTGCCAGCTTCGAGTCGTCCTCGTCGGCGTCTTCCTCCTCCGCCGAAGATCGTTTGCCAGAACCTGCCCCGCTTCCAAACTTCCGCTGCCACGACTGTAACTCCTGCTTCCTGTCCGTTGAGCGGCTAAAGAAACACACCTGCATCATCGCCGAACAGTACCAGTGTCAGCTTTGTCGGCGCGAGTTTCGCAAGCGGAAAACCCTCGAGCAGCACATCAAATCCCATGACAAGGTGTTCTCCACGGACGACGATCTGCGCAAGTGGTAA